A DNA window from Myripristis murdjan chromosome 19, fMyrMur1.1, whole genome shotgun sequence contains the following coding sequences:
- the LOC115378208 gene encoding gastrula zinc finger protein XlCGF8.2DB-like isoform X1, with protein MCALKDGRKWRTEFGKMSELCELRSQEMRQQTAAIEERLSLLEKMLAEYKLQNSRLKLKVERQQRLLDAILLPEVRLHRVVCKEEVPPEQQEPTPSLEPEPRHIKEEQEELWTNQQGEQPQDITKLLFTVVTVKSEDDEEEAQWNRGVRRSTGQMKAEDGGVPLSHDRPDVGEKPASCSKTENTGKSTFPCSICGCGFARKGSLKLHMGIHTGEKPFPCSICGCGFSRKESLKLHMGIHTEEKAVTCSVCGRGFTRKEHLKCHMRIHTGEKPFVCSVCGKAFAEKGHLNRHVRIHTGEKPFACSICGKGFTEKGTVNRHMKIHTGEKPCVCYVCGKGFSLIGNLKRHMGVHTGENL; from the exons ACGGCAGGAAGTGGAGGACCGAGTTTGGAAAGATGTCTGAACTCTGCGAGCTGAGATCGCAGGAGATGCGGCAACAAACTGCAGCCATCGAGGAGAGGCTCTCTCTGCTGGAGAAGATGCTGGCCGAGTACAAGCTGCAAAACTCTCGCCTGAAgctgaaggtggagaggcagcagaggctcctggacgccatcTTGCTGCCGGAGGTGCGACTGCACAGAG tagtgtgtaaagaggaggttccccctgagcagcaggagccgACCCCCAGTCTGGAGCCAGAGCCCCGacacattaaagaggaacaagaggaactctggaccaatcagcagggagagcagcctCAGGATATCACCAAGCTGCTGTTCACTGTTGTCACcgtgaagagtgaggatgatgaagaggaagctcagtGGAACAGAGGCGTCCGCCGCTCCACTGGCCAGATGAAAGCAGAAGATGGTGGCgtccctctcagtcatgacaGACCTGATGTTGGAGAGaaaccagcttcctgctccaagaCCGAGAACACAGGAAAGAGTACATTCCCCTGCTCCATCTGTGGTTGTGGTTTTGCACGGAAAGGAAGCCTCAAGCTACACATgggaatccacactggagagaaaccattccccTGCTCCATCTGTGGTTGTGGTTTTTCACGGAAAGAAAGCCTCAAGCTACACATGGGAATCCACACTGAGGAGAAAGCAGTCACCTGCTCTGTATGTGGGAGAGGTTTTACACGAAAAGAACACCTCAAGTgtcacatgagaatccacactggagagaaaccatttgtcTGCTCCGTTTGTGGTAAAGCGTTTGCAGAGAAAGGACACCTCAACAGACACGtaagaatccacactggagagaaaccatttgcCTGCTCCATCTGTGGTAAAGGTTTTACTGAGAAAGGAACTGtcaacagacacatgaaaatccacactggagagaaaccatgtGTCTGCTACGTCTGTGGTAAAGGTTTTTCACTGATAGGAAACCTCAAGCGACACATGGGagtccacactggagagaaccTGTAG
- the LOC115378208 gene encoding gastrula zinc finger protein XlCGF8.2DB-like isoform X2, with product MCALKDGRKWRTEFGKMSELCELRSQEMRQQTAAIEERLSLLEKMLAEYKLQNSRLKLKVERQQRLLDAILLPEVRLHRVCKEEVPPEQQEPTPSLEPEPRHIKEEQEELWTNQQGEQPQDITKLLFTVVTVKSEDDEEEAQWNRGVRRSTGQMKAEDGGVPLSHDRPDVGEKPASCSKTENTGKSTFPCSICGCGFARKGSLKLHMGIHTGEKPFPCSICGCGFSRKESLKLHMGIHTEEKAVTCSVCGRGFTRKEHLKCHMRIHTGEKPFVCSVCGKAFAEKGHLNRHVRIHTGEKPFACSICGKGFTEKGTVNRHMKIHTGEKPCVCYVCGKGFSLIGNLKRHMGVHTGENL from the exons ACGGCAGGAAGTGGAGGACCGAGTTTGGAAAGATGTCTGAACTCTGCGAGCTGAGATCGCAGGAGATGCGGCAACAAACTGCAGCCATCGAGGAGAGGCTCTCTCTGCTGGAGAAGATGCTGGCCGAGTACAAGCTGCAAAACTCTCGCCTGAAgctgaaggtggagaggcagcagaggctcctggacgccatcTTGCTGCCGGAGGTGCGACTGCACAGAG tgtgtaaagaggaggttccccctgagcagcaggagccgACCCCCAGTCTGGAGCCAGAGCCCCGacacattaaagaggaacaagaggaactctggaccaatcagcagggagagcagcctCAGGATATCACCAAGCTGCTGTTCACTGTTGTCACcgtgaagagtgaggatgatgaagaggaagctcagtGGAACAGAGGCGTCCGCCGCTCCACTGGCCAGATGAAAGCAGAAGATGGTGGCgtccctctcagtcatgacaGACCTGATGTTGGAGAGaaaccagcttcctgctccaagaCCGAGAACACAGGAAAGAGTACATTCCCCTGCTCCATCTGTGGTTGTGGTTTTGCACGGAAAGGAAGCCTCAAGCTACACATgggaatccacactggagagaaaccattccccTGCTCCATCTGTGGTTGTGGTTTTTCACGGAAAGAAAGCCTCAAGCTACACATGGGAATCCACACTGAGGAGAAAGCAGTCACCTGCTCTGTATGTGGGAGAGGTTTTACACGAAAAGAACACCTCAAGTgtcacatgagaatccacactggagagaaaccatttgtcTGCTCCGTTTGTGGTAAAGCGTTTGCAGAGAAAGGACACCTCAACAGACACGtaagaatccacactggagagaaaccatttgcCTGCTCCATCTGTGGTAAAGGTTTTACTGAGAAAGGAACTGtcaacagacacatgaaaatccacactggagagaaaccatgtGTCTGCTACGTCTGTGGTAAAGGTTTTTCACTGATAGGAAACCTCAAGCGACACATGGGagtccacactggagagaaccTGTAG
- the LOC115378207 gene encoding zinc finger protein OZF-like, which produces MSELCELRSQVLRRQTAAAEETLALLEETLAEYQLQNSHLRLKVERQQRLLDAILLPEVRLHRVCQEEVPPEQQEPTPSLEPAPQHIEEEQEEPLPNQQGEQPQDITKLLFTVVPVKSEDDEEEAQWSRDARRSTGQMEAEDGGEERARNPEPSSEAETEDSDDWDETREAQSGSNPPSDVPLSHDRPDVGEEPASCSKTKDTGKSTFPCSLCGKGFSTKQSRRRHMIIHTGEKPFPCSLCGRGFATKQNLRTHIIIHTKEKPFPCSLCGKGFGTKQSLRRHMISHTGEKPYPCSVCGKGFTQEGTLKRHMRIHAGEKPFICSICGNGFSRKGDLTRHMGIHTVEKPFVCSVCWRGFSQKEHLNTHMRIHSGEKPFICSVCWRGFPRNGDLKRHMGIHARENL; this is translated from the exons ATGTCTGAACTCTGTGAGCTGAGATCGCAGGTGTTGAGGCGACAAACTGCAGCCGccgaggagacgctggctctgctggaggagacgctggccgaGTACCAGCTGCAAAACTCTCACCTGAgactgaaggtggagaggcagcagaggctcctggacgccatcTTGCTGCCGGAGGTGCGACTGCACAGAG TGTGTCAAGaggaggttccccctgagcagcaggagccgACCCCCAGTCTGGAGCCAGCGCCCCAACACAttgaagaggaacaggaggaacccTTGCCCaatcagcagggagagcagcctCAGGATATCACCAAGCTGCTGTTCACTGTTGTCCCcgtgaagagtgaggatgatgaagaggaagctcagtGGAGCAGAGACGCCCGCCGCTccactggacagatggaagcagaagatggtggagaagaacgagccaggaacccagaaccctcctctgaggctgagactgaggacaGCGATGACTGGGACGAGACCAGAGAAGCTcagtcaggttcaaacccaCCGAGTGACgtccctctcagtcatgacaGACCTGATGTTGGAGAGGaaccagcttcctgctccaagaCCAAGGACACAGGAAAGAGTACATTCCCCTGCTCGCTCTGTGGTAAAGGTTTTTCAACGAAACAAAGCCGCAGAAGACACATGataatccacactggagagaaaccgttcccctgctcactctgtggtagaGGGTTTGCAACGAAACAAAACCTCAGAACACACATTATAATCCACACTAAagagaaaccgttcccctgctcactctgtggtaaagggtttggAACGAAACAAAGCCTCAGAAGACACATGATAagccacactggagagaaaccgtacccctgctctgtgtgtggtaaagggtttacacaGGAAGGAACCCTCAAGCGTCACATGAGAATCCAcgctggagagaaaccgttcatCTGCTCCATCTGTGGGAATGGTTTTTCACGGAAAGGAGACCTCACACGACACATGGGAATCCACACTGTAGAGAAACCATTTGTCTGCTCCGTCTGTTGGAGAGGTTTTTCACAGAAAGaacacctcaacacacacatgagaatccacagtggagagaaaccattcatctGCTCCGTCTGTTGGAGAGGTTTTCCACGGAACGGAGACCTCAAACGACACATGGGAATCCACGCTAGAGAGAACCTGTAG